From a region of the Synchiropus splendidus isolate RoL2022-P1 chromosome 12, RoL_Sspl_1.0, whole genome shotgun sequence genome:
- the srsf10a gene encoding serine/arginine-rich splicing factor 10: MARYLRPPNTSLFVRNIADESRPEDLRREFGRYGPIVDVYIPLDFYTRRPRGFAYIQFEDVRDAEDALHNLDHKWVCGRQIEIQFAQGDRKTPNQMKTKERHSPRSFSRYDDDRDSRRRRSRSRSYDRRRSRSPSYERRPRRSEGSRPYSRHRRSRSHENENRYRGPPRDQPRTHHEQASRSRSQSHSPSPSRSKPRAKKHQSKSQSPAEEFQPTSSYHKEAAGRSPSRSYSRSMSRSRSRSRSWAGRH; encoded by the exons ATGGCTCGTTATCTGCGCCCTCCCAACACGTCTCTCTTTGTGAGAAATATTGCCGACGAGTCCAG GCCAGAGGATTTACGACGCGAGTTTGGTCGTTATGGACCTATTGTAGATGTCTACATTCCACTTGACTTCTATACACGACGGCCCAGAGGATTTGCATACATTCAAT TCGAAGATGTCCGGGATGCAGAGGATGCACTTCACAACCTGGACCACAAATGGGTCTGCGGTCGCCAGATCGAGATTCAGTTCGCACAGGGAGATCGTAAAA CTCCAAACCAGATGAAAACCAAGGAGCGGCACTCACCACGGAGCTTCTCACGTTATGATGACGACAGGGACAGCCGCCGTCGCCGTTCCAGGAGCCGCAGCTATGATCGCCGCCGATCCAGGAGCCCGTCCTATGAACGTCGACCTCGTCGATCTGAAGG CTCTCGTCCGTACAGCAGGCACAGACGAAGCAGGAGCCACGAAAATGAGAA TCGGTACCGAGGTCCACCACGTGACCAGCCGAGGACCCACCACGAGCAGGCATCCCGCAGCCGCTCACAGTCCCACTCCCCATCCCCCTCAAGGTCCAAGCCCAGAGCTAAAAAGCACCAGTCCAAGTCCCAGAGCCCAGCTGAAGAGTTCCAGCCCACCTCCAGCTACCATAAAGAGGCCGCCGGCCGCTCCCCATCCCGCTCCTACTCCAGATCCATGTCTCGGTCCCGCTCTCGCTCCAGGTCCTGGGCTGGACGCCACTAG
- the fabp10a gene encoding fatty acid-binding protein 10-A, liver basic gives MDFSGTWQVYAQENYEEFLKAMELPADIIKIAKDIKPITEIKQSGMDFVVTSKTPGKTVTNSFTIGKEAEITTMDGKKLKCIVKMEGGKLICDTDKVHHMQEIKGGELIETLTTGSTTLIRKSKKM, from the exons ATGGACTTCAGCGGAACATGGCAGGTCTACGCTCAGGAGAACTACGAGGAGTTCCTTAAAGCTATGG AGCTGCCAGCAGATATCATCAAGATCGCCAAGGACATCAAGCCCATCACTGAGATCAAGCAGAGCGGCATGGACTTCGTCGTCACCTCAAAGACCCCCGGAAAGACTGTGACTAACTCCTTCACCATCGGCAAGGAGGCTGAAATTACCACCATGGACGGCAAGAAGCTCAAG TGCATCGTCAAAATGGAGGGTGGGAAACTGATTTGCGACACCGACAAGGTCCACCACATGCAGGAGATCAAAGGAGGAGAGTTGATTGAG ACTTTGACCACAGGCTCCACAACTCTCATCAGGAAgagcaaaaaaatgtaa